Proteins from a single region of Helicoverpa armigera isolate CAAS_96S chromosome 21, ASM3070526v1, whole genome shotgun sequence:
- the LOC110380796 gene encoding myosin regulatory light chain 2 → MADKDKKVKKKKAKEDAPAEEAPAAAAPAATGGSDRQSSRGSRKAKRTGSNVFSMFSQKQVAEFKEAFQLMDHDKDGIIGKNDLRATFDSLGRLASEKELDEMVGEASGPINFTQLLTLFANRMSGGSDEDDVVINAFKTFDDEGKIDSERLRHALMTWGDKFSADEVDEAYDQMDIDDKGFIDTAKLISMLTASAEEEEGGEAA, encoded by the exons ATG GCGGATAAAGATAAGAAGGTAAAGAAGAAGAAGGCAAAGGAAGATGCACCAGCAGAAGAGGCGCCAGCTGCGGCTGCGCCCGCCGCCACTGGTGGCAGCGACAGGCAGTCGTCGCGTGGAAGCCGCAAGGCCAAGCGCACCGGCTCCAATGTCTTCTCCATGTTCTCACAGAAGCAGGTCGCTGAGTTCAAGGAG GCCTTCCAGCTAATGGACCACGACAAGGATGGCATCATCGGCAAGAACGATCTGCGCGCCACCTTCGACTCGCTCGGCAGGCTGGCGTCGGAGAAGGAGCTCGACGAGATGGTCGGTGAGGCCTCTGGCCCCATCAACTTCACCCAGCTCCTGACCCTCTTCGCGAACCGCATGTCCGGCGGCTCCGACGAGGACGACGTCGTCATCAACGCCTTCAAGACCTTCGACGACGAGGGCAAGATCGACTCCGAGAGGCTCAGGCACGCCCTCATGACCTGGGGCGACAAGTTCTCCGCCGACGAGGTCGACGAAGCGTACGACCAGATGGACATTGACGACAAAGGCTTCATCGACACCGCGAAGCTGATCTCCATGCTCACCGCCAGCGCGGAGGAGGAGGAGGGCGGCGAGGCCGCGTAG
- the LOC135116676 gene encoding protein C12orf4 homolog gives MTAENSENTTKTFNYSFPTCISEEVQFKLEVPVEIPHAGSTRELVQRVISMFHIPVYLEEDLNEKLAKFVAEETKNFHNERDRKLLNQLKNSEINVEGIVKGWEKLFKDNVMEFAEQKGTSDEEVFAAAYHKLVHSPLETILQVENSYAKTVMNTLNNRDEDIKKLTQKQTEEMEEKVRLLNTSTTEEEINELAAQQFEQQALVAGRWGSQLDALRQTQRAQHRAWLMNTLEEYQSTSALNTPSNSPLGTFSPEAGGAAAPAAASERLEESFTIHLGSQLKQTHNIRIVAMDLLDLCSVDHVDNPSESSRRLGTALSLYGSELAGAVLLTEAPPRRPAPPTTLLLRAAERSTEHHFADADHQLRTISEKVQEPVERRNTQRLQQADSAAGSGNGSRFKSKRNLQTGDIFITKHSNLAEVHVVFHLIVDDSSLRSGDITSRHPAILGLRNILKAACSNDITSISIPLLLRHEMSEEMTAAWCVRRAELVLKCVKGFMLEAAGWGGAELRTLHFALPPRAAPATFAALAALTPNIFRVSNPVKFRTWC, from the exons ATGACGGCTGAAAACAGCGAGAATACAACGAAGACATTCAATTACTCGTTCCCGACATGCATCAGCGAGGAAGTGCAGTTCAAGCTGGAGGTGCCGGTGGAGATCCCGCACGCCGGCTCCACCAGGGAGCTGGTGCAGCGCGTCATCAGCATGTTCCACATCCCCGTCTACTTGGAGGAAG ACCTAAATGAAAAATTAGCAAAATTTGTAGCTGAAGAAACCAAAAACTTTCACAATGAAAGAGACAGGAAGCTTCTGAACCAGCTGAAGAACAGTGAGATCAATGTGGAAGGCATTGTGAAGGGCTGGGAGAAGCTGTTCAAGGACAATGTCATGGAGTTTGCAGAACAGAAGGGCACCTCCGATGAGGAAGTGTTCGCAGCCGCCTACCACAAGCTGGTGCACTCCCCACTCGAGACTATCCTACAAGTAGAGAACTCATACGCTAAGACTGTCATGAACACCCTCAATAATAGGGATGAAGATATCAAAAAACTCACACAGAA acaaacagagGAGATGGAAGAGAAAGTCCGTCTACTGAACACATCAACAACAGAGGAAGAGATCAATGAGCTGGCAGCGCAGCAGTTTGAGCAGCAAGCCCTGGTGGCCGGCCGCTGGGGGTCACAGCTAGACGCACTGCGGCAGACGCAGCGGGCACAGCACCGCGCCTGGCTCATGAACACACTGGAGGAGTATCAAAGCACCTCTGCACTCAACACACCCAG CAACTCACCGCTGGGCACGTTCTCCCCggaggcgggcggcgcggcggcgccggcggcggccAGCGAGCGCCTGGAGGAGAGCTTCACCATCCACCTGGGCAGCCAGCTCAAGCAGACGCACAACATCCGCATCGTCGCCATGGACCTGCTCGACCTCTGCTCCGTCGACCATGTCGACAA CCCGAGCGAGTCGTCGCGGCGGCTGGGCACGGCGCTGTCGCTGTACGGCTCGGAGCTGGCGGGCGCCGTGCTGCTGACGGaggcgccgccgcgccgccccgcgccgcccacCACGCTGCTGCTGCGCGCCGCCGAGCGCTCCACCGAGCACCACTTCGCCGACGCCGACCACCAGCTGCGCACCATCAGCGAGAAGGTCCAAGAACCG GTGGAGCGGCGGAACACGCAGCGGCTGCAGCAGGCGGACAGCGCGGCGGGCTCCGGCAACGGCTCGCGCTTCAAGAGCAAGCGCAACCTGCAGACCGGTGACATATTCATCACCAAGCACAGCAACCTGGCCGAGGTGCACGTCGTCTTCCATCTCATCGTCGACGACTCCTCGCTCAGATCTG GAGACATCACATCTCGGCACCCTGCTATTTTGGGTCTGCGGAACATCCTGAAGGCGGCGTGCAGCAACGACATCACCAGCATCTCGATACCGCTGCTGCTGCGCCATGAGATGTCCGAG GAGATGACGGCGGCGTGGTGCGTGCGGCGCGCGGAGCTGGTGCTGAAGTGCGTGAAGGGCTTCATGCTGGAGGCGGCGGGCTGGGGCGGCGCCGAGCTGCGCACGCTGCACTTCGCGCtgccgccgcgcgccgcgcccgccaccTTCGCCGCGCTGGCCGCGCTCACGCCCAACATCTTCCGCGTCTCCAACCCCGTCAAGTTCCGCACCTGGTGCTGA